The Strigops habroptila isolate Jane unplaced genomic scaffold, bStrHab1.2.pri NW_022045622.1_ctg1, whole genome shotgun sequence genome includes a region encoding these proteins:
- the GAL3ST4 gene encoding galactose-3-O-sulfotransferase 4 gives MRFDRAEVQRVMPNDSFYFSIIRDPATLAESAFSYYRSITPAFRNAPSLQSFLESPERFYKAGIRGNHYAKNLQWFDFGLPPVSDADSLASALDTLDQTFSMVLVAEHFDESMVLLREALCWPEEAITSFIHNGRAAEDVPKLSPAQSQRLRLWNDLDWALYVHINRSFWQRVRAFGVARMESEVSRLRQRREEASRRCLQGGGPIPAPAITDGRLRPFQPPGRARIMGYQLRPGLSGEERERCAQMATPELQYKDILDRWQFGNGTGME, from the exons ATGCGCTTCGACCGCGCGGAG GTCCAACGCGTGATGCCCAACGACAGCTTCTACTTCTCCATCATCCGTGACCCGGCCACCTTGGCCGAATCCGCCTTTTCCTATTACCGCTCCATCACTCCAGCTTTCcggaatgctccatccctccaATCCTTCCTGGAGAGCCCGGAACGCTTCTACAAAGCTGGGATAAGAGGGAATCACTACGCCAAGAACCTCCAATGGTTCGACTTTGGGTTACCCCCCGTGAGCGATGCCGATTCCTTGGCATCCGCCTTGGATACCTTGGACCAAACCTTCTCCATGGTCCTGGTGGCCGAGCACTTCGATGAGTCCATGGTTCTCCTGCGGGAGGCGCTGTGTTGGCCGGAGGAAGCCATCACCTCCTTCATCCACAACGGCCGCGCCGCCGAGGACGTTCCCAAGTTATCCCCGGCTCAATCCCAACGCCTCCGCTTATGGAATGACTTGGATTGGGCTCTCTACGTCCACATCAACCGCTCCTTCTGGCAACGGGTGCGAGCTTTCGGTGTAGCCCGCATGGAATCGGAGGTATCCCGCTTGCGCCAACGCCGGGAAGAGGCATCCCGAAGGTGTCTCCAAGGAGGGGGGCCCATCCCGGCTCCGGCTATCACCGATGGGAGGCTCCGGCCGTTCCAGCCGCCGGGAAGAGCGCGGATCATGGGATACCAGCTCCGGCCCGGGTTAAGCGGGGAGGAGCGGGAGCGCTGCGCGCAGATGGCGACGCCGGAGCTGCAGTATAAGGATATCCTGGATCGGTGGCAGTTTGGGAATGGCACCGGGATGGAgtga